From the Kogia breviceps isolate mKogBre1 chromosome 10, mKogBre1 haplotype 1, whole genome shotgun sequence genome, the window GGTTGGCAATCTTTAACCAGGTCAAAATCCAGCGACCGTTTCCAGCTCGAATAGGTGTCGTTTTTCAGAACCCAATCTGAGCCCTCCTGAAACTGGCTACTTATTGAATGCTTGGTAGTTTAGTTCTTGCTTCGAGAATTTTTACAGGTCCAGTGATCTATGAGGGACAAAATCCTATGACTCTATTTCCTGATCAATATTATTATACTAAGCGATtgtcactgtctttttcatttgttaaaaagctaaaagagtGAGCAAACAACCACTTGGATCCTGAGCCTTATCCCcataacaaaataactgaaaagtaAAGATTATAGAAGATGTAAAATCAGAACTACTGGTATTCACTGTTTAGGTAATGGTGAcagtaaatgactttttttttttaacagcacaCAACACTAATTCAGCAGCTTATTTAATCAACAGTCCACCTTTCAGTATCAGTTTCAGTATCAGCTTTTAACACTTCCATGGGTTTGGTAGAAGGCAAATTCATGACACTGAAAGAGTAGTAGGTCTCCCAGTGATGGCCTGAAAGTCCCAAGTGGATTCTCAAATCTTCATTGTCATCGAGGAAGTAATGAGACAATGTGAACATGTCTGATTCCTAAAGTTCCTGCAGTGATCTGCATATTCTTTAACACTCAGCTGTCCTAAATAGTTTTTTGAAAGAGTATGTGAAGAAGCTATTGCTGCACCTCCTTTTCAATGGTATCTTCTGCTTCATTTGGCTTTTCAACACCAATAGGATATGGTGCTCTTCCTAAAAGAAACTGTTCCCATTTGGGAATACATTCTTCTACTGATGCCCAGTAAAGAGTctggaaaaaaaaccaacatcCAAAAGTAAAAAAGCATATCAAGCAATTGAACTTGGCTCTTCATAATAGTCTAAATGTTTATTcacttaagtgtgtgtgtgtgcgtatacacacacacacacacacacacactcacacatatacgTAGAATGCACTTCCTCTACagaatattttatgttaattttagaaaaaaatctggcTACTTACTAGTGttaattttcaaatttctcaGTAAAACCAGAGCCTGGCAGAATTACAGGTTTTacaattttattgtgattttacaCGCCCTCTTGTGGCCAATCTTGTGATTATTACCAGTAGTATCATTTATGGCTACACAATCATTAAAAGTTTTTGTTTACTGTCTCCAGTCCCAGACCAAATGATTGCCCACACTAAAATTATCACAGTGAAATGATTCAACGTGAACAGCTGCTCTAGAACTAACGGAAGCAGATGTGACCTGGATGAGATCAGCACCTGAAATATAAGGGGCATGTTAGAGGACTCAGGTGAACTGACCCCTTAATTGTAGGGGGGAAAAACATTTAAAGTTATGCATCCACAACATTAtgcagccactctgtcttttagAAGAGCACCTGATATGGCAAACTGTAACTTCTTCCCACATTTTTTtggataataacaataatatcaaCATCATCTAGCTATTTTAAATTCAAGTAACTTGGAAGTTGAGACGCTGTGTTCCTAGACTGACTGTAGCAGTCTGTAAGCTGTAGAAGCTCATAGTGCATTGCTGTATGGCATCTACACGCTTGCATGGTTTCTTGGCTGAGTGCCCTAAGGAGGCCAAAGAAAAGTCAGATGCCAAAAGCTCTGTGTCACAGGAGAGCATTTGATACGAGATCATCACTATCCGGCTCATTTTCAGAATTCAGTCCAAGGGTTAGATAGCATTGGGGAGACATAAGTATTCGCATTGAGTATTAAAAAGGTAGGGAGTGGGGGAAATTCCCTGCCGGTCACGTGATTAGGACTCGTCACTGCCACTGCGGtgggctcgggttcgatccctgttcggggaactaagatcccgcaagctgcctGGTGCAGCCCAaaagtaaacaataaaaaaaataagatgctgttatttaaaaaaaaaaagaaaagaaaaggtatgaGGGCTCTGAAAGCTGAAAATGATGAGGGGTTCCATGTATCTATGCATCTATGCATGTGGTCTGAGAAGTAGCCTGACATACTTAAAATAAAGGTCATCCTGCTGTGTGAGACTAGCTAAGAAAAATACCGACCAAGGCCTGTGGTTGGGTGTTTCTCCGCCATTCACGGCTGGATTAACCCCTATTGTGTGGGCCCTGTACAGGCCAGAGTAAGGTATTGGACAATTcaacaaagaaaaagacatgCCCAAGGCACAACTTTGAACGGGAGTTCTTTCTATCCTTGATCACTGCCTTTCCTTATTACTCTAGATGACACAGAAAATTGCAGGGCAAATTCTCAGCCTTTAATTTTTGAGTCTGTTCACATCCCTGGTTAGGCAGCAAACAAAAACTGTATTGAAAAAaggtcattaaaaatataaaatcaaactaTTCTATATGTAGCAAATTCCCTTTCAGCACACATACATTCGTATACCAAATACGGTTTATTTTTGCCAACCATCTTCCCAATCTGTTCTTGAATTGAGCAAAATCAAACAGACAAAAGCCACGCTATACTGCatgataatatgcatttaaatagcGTCGGTTGCATTTTTGGTGAAGagactgagctgctgcttctaacATCAGCCAACAGGAAAAGCATTTTGGTTAGGCTGTCCTCTTAAGATTTAGTGTATATTGTCTGTTAGGATTTAACAAGAGTCATTTCTAAGTGACTTGGTGAAAAGACACAAGGTCTTGATAAAATTTTCACTtgatgtaaaatttttttaaaacccagatACTTACAGATTACCCACTACATACAAAGCATGGCACTGTGGACATAGAGAGATCAGTTAGACAcatctcatttattttactgaatgaaGGAATCtgggatatatacatacacagcCACTTACAATGCACTAACTGAAGagcctctcttccttttttttttttttttttttttgagggtctCTTCTTTCACATTTGTTCCTTAAGATTCTCacctcaagagaagccacctcaggcGGTGGAACTGGATGATTCTGGGTCTGTAGAGACTTCTCTGCCGCTTCTATATCCTGTAACAGATAGaagcattttcaaaacaaaatgtatttaaaccacacacacaaatggcaCCGGTAATAGCAATATCTGTATCCCAGATCTCTCGCTTCAACTCTCCTCTGGATATACAGTTTGAATTGATGGACAGGCACTGACAGATCACTGCTTAATTAACCGGTTTCAAAGAGAGGATGCAgggtttcttattttaaaataaaaggcagggatgggggtggtaCTTCTAAGttctgcctttttcattttaagtagCTAGGAAATGCCAATAATTCTTGGAAAAAGAACTTCCTCTAAACTGCTCAGAGTACTAACTTAGctttaaaatcctttaaaaacagCCAGATGGATAAAATAGTCAAATATTCCGATACGAAAAACAATCAGATACTCATGATCAGACCCATGCTAGGCTGACCTTCAAAGTGAAGAGTTCTAGTCTGTCCAGATCATGCACATGGTATATGAATGACACACATTACATTTGTccaatattccatttttaaattttatactcaGGCAAATACTTCCCATATTGAAAAGGTCCATGAGGTACCCGAGTACTTTGCAACAAGAACCTTTCACTAATCTATCTAGATTTTTAGTATCAGATTGCTAAACTAATCTCAAAGGCAAGTTTTATTGCTAGGTAATATTGATACATCCTTCAGCTGATGGAATTCAAGTAACATGCGGTACTTTGTAGTTGAACTTGTAGATGTTTGTGTTTTCTCTAGatgtttgtgttttctcttaGGGTTGTAGAAGCACAAGAGTACTTAAGGTTGATTCAGACGTCAGTAAAGATTTTATCTAGATCTGTACATAAAGTTCACGCCCAGAAACGTAAGACTTTGCAAGTTGTTACAGAAATATTCGAGCCCTGTTAAATAAATACTCCCCAAATCAGCACCTGTGTTATCTTGTGCTTCCTTAGGTTTGTCAAGTTTCCAGGGTGTTGGTTGAAGGCCATGTGAATTTTGTCCCTCCTCTGAGCTTAGTGAgttgagagaagagagaaagttcTCTGCTCCATGTACAAGCACTGGAGTGATCTAAGTACAGGGCTGTTGGACAGAAGGAGAGTGATGGAAAAGGGCGTGGGAGTGGGGTGTGAAGAAGCCAACGCTGAACAGGAGAAAAGAGATAGCAGATGGCAGCGGCGCGGGAGCAAGGAATGGGTGTgaaatggaaaagggaaaaacaggAAACTCCCTAAAGGGACTCCCCAAAGTTGCACAACCAGTAATGCACCTGCTGTCTAGAGGAAGGTGATTTGAAGGGGAAAGACAACAATTTAGGGATAAAAAGCTCATCTATAAGCATGTCTCTCCCATACCAGAAGTTCACGGCCAAGACTCAGGCTTAAAAGAGCTCTTGATGCCGATGATACAACAGACATGGGAGACCAAGTCTTCTGATTACACTGAAATTTAAGAAGGTCCTGGAAGAACCACTTTTTACTTCTAGAAATCAAACAATAAAATCAGAACCCCAATTTTACCATTATTCTAAGAACAGTTACAAAGTTATCTTTACTGGGAGATCTGGGAGCCACTAGCACCTATAGGCaagattaaacatttttcttaaagatCAGAAAATAAGGATACTGAGTATCTCGCAGAGAAGAGCAGATCTGCAACACAAAGAGCAGGAGATGAGTTTGGGAGGAGGGACATGTGGCCTGGAAAAGCAGGCCTAAGTCAGCCTCACCTAACTGTCACCTCTGCAGCGTTTCAACAAGGGATTATCACCCCTCCAGAGAACTTCTTCCTTAGCTTAAGTCATATTTCACTTTCTTAGATGTTTCGCTTACCTCTCAGACTCCTTCTCAGCTTGCTCCTTTTTCTCTGGTTTAATCCGCAGGGTGGGCTTTCTTAAGATTTGTGACAAGTGTccccatctttttaatttttctccctcCAAGACTGTTGCTGATCTAGCTTTAATTATTACTGAGGAGAGATGGCTAACTTTTCTTCCCAGCCCTTatttctcaacctgataaaaCTAAACTCATCTTTTTCCACTGAATGGATTGAATGTATAATAGTGGGAATTCTACCCACTCAGATACCTATGCTGTATCCTCAAACTCCAACTGTTCTTATTCCTGCCATTGAAAAATTCAAAGTTCCCTGTATTGTTCTGTTCCATCAGGATGTCTCCTCGAGCCTTTCCATGTCATTCTCAATGCTGTGGCCTTGTAATTacacttattcattcagcaaatacttaataCTTACTTGTACTTATGCCTAGGCCATATCTCACTTTAGTTCAATCCATACCTAACATGGACCTGATTAGTTTTGCGAAAAAGGACCTTAAATATGTCCTCccctagattaaaaaaatttaaaaaatggtactcaCAACACAGAGGATCAAACATGCCTTCCTTAGCCTGACCCAAAATCTTGGT encodes:
- the CEP15 gene encoding centrosomal protein 15 isoform X2, which produces MLLQQMENKLGDPNKEKAPQMQTAETALQRNLSLLKDIEAAEKSLQTQNHPVPPPEVASLETLYWASVEECIPKWEQFLLGRAPYPIGVEKPNEAEDTIEKEVQQ
- the CEP15 gene encoding centrosomal protein 15 isoform X1, producing the protein MTSLFAQEIRLSKRHEEIVSQRLMLLQQMENKLGDPNKEKAPQMQTAETALQRNLSLLKDIEAAEKSLQTQNHPVPPPEVASLETLYWASVEECIPKWEQFLLGRAPYPIGVEKPNEAEDTIEKEVQQ